The Hemibagrus wyckioides isolate EC202008001 linkage group LG10, SWU_Hwy_1.0, whole genome shotgun sequence genome includes a window with the following:
- the cirbpb gene encoding cold inducible RNA binding protein b isoform X2, which produces MSDEGKLFIGGLSYETTEHSLEEAFSKYGTIAKVDVIRDRETDRSRGFGFVTFENPDDAKDAMAAMNGKTVDGRTIRVDEAGKSGGRSGGFRGSGGRGFFRGGRGRGGGGYGGDRSYGGERSYGRGGSGGYGGGDRGYGGRDRSYGSGERSYGGGSGGGYSNRSGGYSGGGGGGGGYRDNRNQGGYERSSFGSYRDSYDSYD; this is translated from the exons ATGTCAGACGAGGGGAAACTCTTTATCGGTGGACTCAGCTATGAGACCACAGAGCATTCCCTGGAAGAGGCGTTTTCCAAATATGGCACCATTGCCAAAG TCGATGTGATCAGAGATCGTGAGACCGACAGGTCCAGGGGCTTTGGATTTGTTACGTTTGAAAACCCAGATGATGCAAAGGATGCAATGGCTGCCATGAATGGAAAG ACTGTTGATGGCAGAACAATTCGTGTTGATGAAGCTGGTAAATCTGGTGGGAGATCTGGTGGCTTCAGAGGTTCTGGTGGCAGGGGTTTTTTCAGAGGTGGTAGAGGAAGAG GTGGTGGTGGATATGGAGGTGACAGAAGCTATGGTGGAGAAAGGAGCTACGGTcgcggtggtagtggtggttaTGGCGGTGGTGACCGTGGTTATGGAGGCAGAGATCGGAGCTACGGCAGTGGGGAAAGGAGCTACGGTGGTGGCAGCGGTGGTGGCTACTCCAACAGGAGTGGTGGCTACtcgggtggtggtggtggaggaggaggatacaGAGACAACAG GAACCAGGGTGGTTATGAACGTTCTTCTTTTGGCTCCTATAGAGACAGCTATGACAGCTATG attga
- the cirbpb gene encoding cold inducible RNA binding protein b isoform X1, with the protein MSDEGKLFIGGLSYETTEHSLEEAFSKYGTIAKVDVIRDRETDRSRGFGFVTFENPDDAKDAMAAMNGKTVDGRTIRVDEAGKSGGRSGGFRGSGGRGFFRGGRGRGGGGYGGDRSYGGERSYGRGGSGGYGGGDRGYGGRDRSYGSGERSYGGGSGGGYSNRSGGYSGGGGGGGGYRDNRNQGGYERSSFGSYRDSYDSYATHE; encoded by the exons ATGTCAGACGAGGGGAAACTCTTTATCGGTGGACTCAGCTATGAGACCACAGAGCATTCCCTGGAAGAGGCGTTTTCCAAATATGGCACCATTGCCAAAG TCGATGTGATCAGAGATCGTGAGACCGACAGGTCCAGGGGCTTTGGATTTGTTACGTTTGAAAACCCAGATGATGCAAAGGATGCAATGGCTGCCATGAATGGAAAG ACTGTTGATGGCAGAACAATTCGTGTTGATGAAGCTGGTAAATCTGGTGGGAGATCTGGTGGCTTCAGAGGTTCTGGTGGCAGGGGTTTTTTCAGAGGTGGTAGAGGAAGAG GTGGTGGTGGATATGGAGGTGACAGAAGCTATGGTGGAGAAAGGAGCTACGGTcgcggtggtagtggtggttaTGGCGGTGGTGACCGTGGTTATGGAGGCAGAGATCGGAGCTACGGCAGTGGGGAAAGGAGCTACGGTGGTGGCAGCGGTGGTGGCTACTCCAACAGGAGTGGTGGCTACtcgggtggtggtggtggaggaggaggatacaGAGACAACAG GAACCAGGGTGGTTATGAACGTTCTTCTTTTGGCTCCTATAGAGACAGCTATGACAGCTATG CTACACACGAGTAA